A genomic stretch from Neospora caninum Liverpool complete genome, chromosome III includes:
- a CDS encoding pv1h14125_P, related: protein MAQQGGFCQPPGSPVNGAPPNTIYVPLINQTIRRNRIVEIPEIHVVEKLVPKIQVQDVIRKVPRTDIQWVEKIVEVPQIQVIEKIVEVPQIHEIRREVPRVEVQEVVHRVPRYHVQNVEKYVEVPQIQYVEKYVEVPQIQEVVKYRERVEIVEVPVEKIREVPRIEVKVVEKIRHVPGPIEYIDVPQERIIEKPIYETIEKIVEVPEVHDVVVEKPIMVPVPGPEVEVPVEVPVYYDVPEYYPVPARVIPVEKEKLYEKLVEVPVHVAQESIRVVRVPHQVPVDVYKEVPVPRYVDQVVEVPVQVPVPQPPPIIHPVLQNQIIEEEPIYEQGPPRYIYETPVWAPPVYDSSSRPPPIESDPYLPPGGFATAPPHVRPAAQSMSHECNSQSSPGFQK from the exons ATGGCCCAGCAGGGAGGGTTTTGCCAGCCTCCAGGCTCTCCTGTTAACG GAGCACCACCAAACACAATTTACGTTCCACTCATAAATCAGACCATCAGGCGGAACCGCATTGTAGAAATTCCTGAGATCCACGTAGTTGAGAAACTGGTGCCAAAGATACAGGTGCAAGATGTGATTCGAAAAGTGCCTCGAACTGACATTCAATGGGTAGAGAAGATCGTCGAAGTCCCTCAGATCCAG GTGATTGAAAAGATCGTCGAGGTCCCCCAAATACATGAGATTCGTCGAGAAGTTCCTCGCGTCGAAGTCCAAGAAGTAGTCCATAGGGTCCCACGGTATCACGTACAAAACGTAGAGAAATATGTGGAGGTCCCACAGATCCAGTATGTGGAAAAATATGTAGAGGTTCCACAGATCCAAGAAGTAGTGAAATATCGG GAGAGAGTCGAGATTGTCGAGGTCCCCGTCGAGAAAATCCGTGAAGTCCCCCGCATTGAGGTCAAGGTTGTTGAGAAGATTCGCCATGTTCCTGGGCCGATCGAGTACATTGACGTCCCTCAGGAACGCATTATTGAAAAACCGATCTATGAAACTATTGAGAAGATTGTGGAAGTACCGGAAGTGCAT GATGTCGTAGTGGAGAAGCCAATTATGGTGCCGGTTCCCGGACCTGAAGTAGAAGTCCCCGTTGAAGTTCCTGTTTACTATGACGTCCCTGAGTACTACCCGGTACCTGCCAGGGTCATCCCGGTTGAGAAGGAGAAACTCTACGAGAAGCTAGTCGAAGTGCCAGT GCATGTTGCCCAAGAAAGCATCAGGGTTGTGCGGGTTCCACATCAAGTACCAGTTGATGTTTACAAGGAAGTTCCGGTGCCCCGCTACGTCGATCAAGTTGTCGAAGTACCCGTTCAAGTCCCCGTCCCGCAACCGCCCCCGATCATTCATCCAGTCCTGCAAAAC CAAATAATTGAAGAGGAACCGATCTACGAGCAGGGGCCGCCTCGATATATTTACGAGACGCCGGTGTGGGCTCCTCCTGTGTACGACAGTTCATCGCGTCCGCCGCCTATCGAAAGTGATCCATACCTACCGCCAGGTGGGTTTGCTACTGCGCCCCCTCATGTCCGGCCTGCAGCTCAATCAATGTCACATGAGTGCAACAGTCAATCTTCTCCTGGTTTCCAGAAGTAA